A genomic window from Labeo rohita strain BAU-BD-2019 chromosome 6, IGBB_LRoh.1.0, whole genome shotgun sequence includes:
- the mmp24 gene encoding matrix metalloproteinase-24, whose protein sequence is MAGVGARGRKTGLPGFCWKTCYFHILFWVVSVCGEERTFIVETWLKNYGYLLPHDIRTSDLRSEKAMQSAVAAMQRFYGIPVTGVLDQTTIEWMRKPRCGVPDHPHISRRRRNKRYALTGQKWREKKITYSIHNFTPKVGEKDTQRAIRQAFDVWQTVTPLTFQEVAYSEIKNEGKEADIMIFFASGFHGDSSPFDGEGGFLAHAYFPGPGIGGDTHFDSDEPWTLGNANHDGNDLFLVAVHELGHALGLEHSNDPSAIMAPFYQYMDTHNFKLPLDDLQGIQKIYGIPTAMLEPTRPLPTLPARRTHPTSERKHDRHRPARPPSGDRPSSPGNGKPNICDGNFNTVAFFRREMFVFKDRWFWRLRNNKVQEGYPMLIEQFWKGLPPRIDAAYERSDGKFVFFKGDKYWVFKEVTAEPGYPHSLVELGSCLPRDGIDTALRWEPVGKTYFFKGDQYWRYNEEKRTADPGYPKPISVWKGIPDAPQGAFISREGFYTYFYKGKDYWKFDNQKLTVEPGYPKSILKDWMGCDQSEVEKNKDRHLPHDDVDIMVAINDVPSTVNAIAVVIPCILSLCILVLVYTIFQFKNKNVQQHVTYYKHPVQEWV, encoded by the exons ACATGGCTGAAGAACTATGGCTACCTGCTCCCTCATGACATCCGGACATCGGACCTGCGATCGGAGAAAGCCATGCAGTCGGCGGTCGCTGCCATGCAGCGGTTTTACGGTATTCCAGTGACGGGAGTGCTTGACCAAACCACCATCGA GTGGATGAGAAAACCTCGGTGTGGAGTCCCAGATCACCCTCACATCAGCCGACGGAGGAGAAATAAACGCTATGCCCTCACTGGCCAGAAATGGAGGGAGAAAAAGATCACATACAG catccaTAATTTCACCCCCAAGGTGGGCGAGAAAGATACCCAGAGGGCCATTCGCCAGGCCTTCGACGTCTGGCAGACAGTGACCCCGTTGACCTTTCAGGAAGTGGCCTACTCTGAGATCAAGAACGAGGGTAAAGAGGCGGACATCATGATCTTCTTCGCCTCTGGTTTCCATGGTGACAGTTCTCCTTTTGATGGAGAGGGAGGTTTTTTAGCTCACGCATATTTCCCCGGTCCCGGAATTGGCGGAGACACACACTTTGACTCTGATGAGCCCTGGACCTTAGGAAATGCCAATCACGACG GCAATGACCTTTTTCTGGTGGCCGTGCATGAGTTGGGACACGCATTGGGTCTGGAACATTCAAACGACCCCAGCGCGATCATGGCACCCTTCTACCAGTACATGGACACGCACAACTTCAAACTGCCTCTAGATGACCTTCAGGGGATCCAGAAAATCTACG GTATACCCACAGCCATGCTGGAGCCCACCCGACCTCTTCCTACTCTACCTGCACGACGCACACACCCCACCTCTGAGAGGAAACACGACCGGCATCGCCCCGCTCGCCCACCCTCTGGAGATCGGCCGTCCTCTCCCGGTAATGGAAAACCCAACATCTGCGATGGCAACTTCAACACTGTGGCCTTCTTTCGACGGgagatgtttgtttttaag GATCGCTGGTTCTGGCGTTTGCGCAACAACAAAGTTCAAGAAGGCTATCCCATGTTGATAGAGCAGTTCTGGAAGGGTCTACCTCCTCGCATCGACGCTGCTTACGAGAGATCAGATGGCAAATTTGTGTTCTTCAAAG GGGATAAATACTGGGTCTTCAAGGAGGTTACGGCAGAGCCCGGCTATCCTCACAGCCTGGTAGAGCTGGGCAGCTGTCTGCCCCGCGATGGCATCGACACAGCCTTACGCTGGGAACCTGTGGGCAAAACCTACTTCTTTAAGGGCGACCAGTACTGGCGTTACAATGAGGAGAAGCGTACAGCTGACCCAGGCTACCCCAAACCCATCAGCGTCTGGAAAGGCATCCCTGATGCCCCACAAGGAGCCTTCATCAGTCGAGAAGGAT tttataCCTACTTTTACAAAGGAAAGGATTACTGGAAGTTCGATAACCAGAAGTTAACGGTGGAGCCAGGCTACCCAAAATCAATCCTCAAAGACTGGATGGGCTGCGATCAATCGGAAGTAGAAAAGAACAAGGACCGTCACCTCCCTCACGATGACGTCGACATCATGGTCGCCATTAACGACGTACCCAGCACTGTAAACGCAATCGCTGTGGTCATCCCGTGCATCCTCTCACTGTGCATTCTGGTCCTTGTATATACTATCTTCCAGTTCAAGAACAAAAACGTCCAACAGCACGTGACCTACTACAAACACCCCGTGCAGGAGTGGGTATGA